CGAAACGACGCGCGAGGAGTTCGACGCGATGGTCGCCGGCGAGTACGACGCCGGTGAGATGGTCCTGCGGGTGCGCACCGACATCGAGCACAAGAACCCCGCACTCCGGGACTGGGTCGCCTTCCGGATGGTCGATACGCCGCACCCCAGAGAAGAAGCCAGCGAGTACCGCTGCTGGCCCCTTCTGGATTTTCAGTCGGGTATCGACGACCACCTGTTCGGTATAACACATATCATTCGGGGTATCGACCTCCAAGACTCCGCCAAGCGCCAGCGGTTCCTCTATGACTACTTCGACTGGGCGTATCCCGAAGTCGTCCACTGGGGCCACATCCAACTCGACGCCTACGACGTGAAGATGAGTACCTCGACCATCAAGGAACTCATCGAGGCGGGCGAACTCGACGGCTGGGACGACCCGCGCGCGCCGACCGTCGCCAGCCTCCGCCGGCGCGGGATTCGAGGGGATGCCATCACCGCGGCGATGGTATCGCTGGGAACCTCGACGAGCAACGTCGATCTGGCGATGAGTGCGGTCTACGCCGAAAACCGCGAGCGCATCGACGAGGAAACCGACCGCGCCTTCTTCGTTCGGGATGGGGTCGAGAAGGTGGTGATGGGCGGTCCGGAGATGGGTGAACCGCCGGTCCATCCCAACCACGAGGAGCGCGGCGTCCGCGAGATTCCGGTCGAAGGGGCGGTGCTGGTCGAACCCGGCGACGTGCCCGCGAACGGCCAGCGCGTCTGGCTAAAGGGATACGGCTGTGTGCGCCACACGCGCGACGCTTTCGAATTCGTCGGCACCGACATCGATGTCGTCCGCGAGGAGGGCGTGCCCGTGGTACACTGGGTGCCGGCCGACGACAACCGCAGAGTCCGCTTACGAACGATGGATGGCGACGTCGAGGGTCGTGCCGAACCCGGCATCGCCGAGCGGAACTCCGACGAAATGGTGCAGTTCGAGCGCGTCGGCTTCGCCCGTATCGA
This window of the Halococcus sediminicola genome carries:
- a CDS encoding glutamate--tRNA ligase, with the translated sequence MNEDLRERIEHEAERHALLNAVKHDEEADVGAVIGPLMGENPDFQKHGDEVPGVVAPVVAQVNELDAEGRQKRLEALAPDLLADLETDDAGDDHPLPDLPDAEEGEVRMRLAPNPNGPWHLGSARMPAVIGTYKDRYDGWMCCRFDDTDPETKRPDLAAYDAITEAIDYLGFEPDEVVRASDRMETYYEHARELIALGGAYTCSCPAGEFSELKNAGEVCPHRGKAPETTREEFDAMVAGEYDAGEMVLRVRTDIEHKNPALRDWVAFRMVDTPHPREEASEYRCWPLLDFQSGIDDHLFGITHIIRGIDLQDSAKRQRFLYDYFDWAYPEVVHWGHIQLDAYDVKMSTSTIKELIEAGELDGWDDPRAPTVASLRRRGIRGDAITAAMVSLGTSTSNVDLAMSAVYAENRERIDEETDRAFFVRDGVEKVVMGGPEMGEPPVHPNHEERGVREIPVEGAVLVEPGDVPANGQRVWLKGYGCVRHTRDAFEFVGTDIDVVREEGVPVVHWVPADDNRRVRLRTMDGDVEGRAEPGIAERNSDEMVQFERVGFARIDRQEEGETVAYYAHP